The genome window GTTAAAACTAATCTCAAAATCAAAGTTAGACTTATTAAATGGGTTAAAAACTATGATTTTTTAAGCTCAATTTTCATATCTGCTTAACAGGTTCAGACCTATATTAATTTTATTCTCCTAATTAAAAAATATGACAAATAAAAAAACCTCCAATAATTTGGAGGAATCAATGCTTAAATATACAAGTTTTATCCTTTCCTTTAGCCTTAGCTCTATATAAAGCCCGATCAGCATTATTAATCAAATCTTCTTGAGCTAATCCTTCACTATAAGCCGCTGCCCCAATACTAACAGTAATTTTTATTTCTAATCCATCTTCCTTTATTACCATTTCTCTTACTTTCTCATTAAGTCTGTTTCCAAGTAATTTAGCCCCTTTAAGTCCAGTTTCAGGCAATATAATAGCAAACTCTTCTCCACCATATCTAGCAACAATATCTATTTCGCGAGTTATCTCTTTTAAAACATTAGATAATTTCTTTAAAACTCTATCACCTACAGGATGACCATAAGCATCATTTACATCCTTAAAATCATCTATATCAAGTAGTAGCACAGATAAAACATTTTGGAATCTTTCGGCTCGAGCAATTTCTTCACTCAAAGTACGTTGAAAATAACTATGATTATATAATTGAGTCAAACCATCTTTAATAGCCCGCTCTTCCATTTGATTATAAATCCTAGCATTTTCAATGGCAACTGCAACCTGATTAGCTAAAGTAGTTAAAAACCTTTCATCATCATTATTAAAGTTATGGCTAATTACTGTATTGATAGCAGTAATAATTCCAATAACTTCCTCCCTTAATTTAAGTGGTACAGCTATAACAGATTCCATTTCTGAAAAATTTAACTTATCTTTAACTGAATCCGGTACTTCATTAAAAACAATCGTTTTTTGTGCTTCAATTATTTCATCAAAAATACTTCCTTTCATATTAAAAATTTCTTTTTTGTCAAGCTTATCCGGCCAATTACGACTTGCTTCTAATGATAACTCTTCTGTACTCTCATCAAATAACAATACAGCACAAGAAGAAACTCCCATTGTTCCAACTATTACATCAATAGCTAATTCTAATACTTGATCTAAATCAAGAGTCGAATTTATAGTTGTACTAATCATCTGTAATGTTGAAAGCTCAGCAACATTTCGCTGCATTCGTTCAAATAATTTATCTCCTTTAATTAAATAAACCGCCTGAGTAGCTAATGTATCCATAACCTGTAACTCTTGCTGATAAAATTCAATTCTATTAGCTACAAACAATATACCATAAATTTCACCAATTTTGTCATCACATTCAATCAATGGCACTGCTAATAAAGTATCATAACCTGCTTCTTTAATAAAACCAAACTCTTGATTTAATTCCAAGTTATTATTAATTATCGGTTCCTGATCTTCAATTATAGTTTCCGAAATAGTTGCATTAATTTTGGCTGGAATGAGATCTTGATCGATATTATTTGCAGTTTTATAGGATATCTGTTCTTTATCATTTTCTAATATTATAATTCCTCCAGCATCTACTTCTAATATTTCACAAGTCATATCAACTATTGAATCTAATATTTGATATAAATTGGTACTGGAATCAACTACTTCTTGAGTTAATTGCGAAAAAGAATCCAACCTCTGTAATGACTTATTTAAGTTCTTTATATTCTTATTTTTTATTTCTCTTACTACTTTAAATTGACATAATTTATCAGTAGCAAATATAATAGCAAATACACTTGCTAAATTCAAAATTAAAGTAGCTATGACTACAGAAATTTCATTAACATTAAATTGATAAATCCCATTTAAAACCAAAGATAAATATAATATGCCTACGGGTAACAATTTCTTAAAAATAACATTTTTATAATTTAATTTTCTATCTAATAAAAATTTAACTCTAAAAAAACCAGCAAAAGTACCTAAAATTAAACTATTAACAATAACAATAGGTATAATCTGATAATTACAGATTAACATATTATATATTCCAATAAATCCACCAACAATAAATCCTATTAAAACCCCACCAAATATTCCACTTAATAAAATCCCTATATCCCTGAGTCCTATAATAACGTATTCAGTAATAAAACTAGGGTAACTACATATAATTCCAATTAAGCCAAACAAACTGATTAAAACTATGTAGTCTTTAATCTTAAACTCATCTACTTCTTTAAAAAGGTTCTGTCTAGAAAGATTAATTTTAAATAAAGAATAAATAATTCCACCAATCATAAGAGATCTCAAAACAATTAACAATATCCACTTTATACTCATATCTTGATTGCCCTTCCTTTAGTAAATTAAAGTAATGTAGAAATCAAAATCCCTATTATAATAGCCCTCTGGAAGATTATACCATAAAACTTGATCTAAATCAAACAAAAACTGTAAATTGAAAGTAATTTTTAATAGCCATGAATTAACTCTATAATGATATTTATACTATATAGAGAAAATTCATGACTAATCATTTGTTAATATTCCAGATTATTTTTGTTCACAAGCTAAAAGAATTATCTTTCGATCTTTACGATCAGCCAAAGTCTCTTCCATTTTATTTAATTTTTGAACTTGAGAATCATTTAATTCTGCAAATTCTACCTCTTTTATTTCCACTATAAAATCAACTCCTTTATTCCAGTTTAATTTTAGCCTGTAATAAAGGAACGAATCTTATGCAAAACAGATTTAACCAACTTTATTCTTTTCTAATTCTTCATCAGAAAGGGCATATTTAAAAGCTAAATCTACTACATCAATTACAGAATCAGCATATCTTAATTCCGCATTTTTTCTCTCATCTAAATATTTTTCCTGCCAGGCAATATCTCTTACCTTATCAGCCCAACCTCCAGTTCCTTCAAAAATAATCACCGGTTTCCCTAACAGATAAGCACTAGATGCCTCATTAAAAGTTCCATTTCTACCATTAACCATAATTATTACATCCGCAGATCTGACTAAAATATTACTCCTAATTTCAAAGCCTAATCCAGTAGTTAAGGCAACATCCAAATAGTCATTTGCCTCTTTTTTAGTCCTACCTGGTAAAATACCTACTGTAGTACCACAGTGCTCTTTAGCACCTTTTGATACTGCTGCCATTACACCATCTCGACCACCACTCAAAAGTATTCCTTCTCTTAAGGCAATCTCTTTACCTACTTGATATGCTTTTTCTTTAACATCAGATGAAATCTTCCCTGATTTTCCTATAACCCCTACTCTAACTGTCATAATTTCACTCCTATTCTTTCCATAAAGGTAATCCTGTTACATCATCATATCCACGTACAAATGCTTCTCCTGCATATTCTTCAATAATATATTCACTAGCAAATACAGTCGTACCTTTAGCTAAATGACCACCAAAAAGATTACCTTCTTCATCTCCAAATGATATATGAGCATGGACAATCGGTTCTCCATCCTTTAAAGATATATTCCCAATACAATTGACTATTTCCATTTCTTTAGTAAATTTCTTATCATTATACTCTTCTTTTTTTTGATCATAAAATGCAATTGTAGCTTCTTTAACAGCTCCAATAACTGTTACTTTTCCAGCTCTAATTTCTTTCTCTTTTACTATCTCAGTTAAAGATTTAATTAGATCCGATCCATGATCTAATCTTCCCATATATACATTTTCAATTTCATATTCTCTTGCCATACTCTCTCCTCCCTATCTAATTAATTTGATAATCATCATCATTTAATATATAATCACCCGCGCTTCCATCATTTTCATCATTCTGGCTTACTGATGTATTCTCCTTCAATTCATAATCTTTTAATTCTTCTAAAAAGAAATTCCAAACTACAGTTAATACTACTACATCATCCAGCCAACCAAATATAGGTAAAAAGTCACTCACTAAATCAATTGGCGAAATAACATAGATAATTGGCAATACCAATAACATCTTCTTTACTTTAGAAATATTCTTATCTTTTAAAAATCCAACTACTCGTTTAATCATACTTCCTAAACGTAAGATTGAAGTAAGTTTCATTTTCAAAATCAAACCTCCATTAAATTTATATTAAATACTACAGATCATTAATTAATTCAACCTTTTTATAATTATATACTATTTGTTCTTTAAAATACAAAAAAATAATAAAGCAAATATAACCAATCTCAAAATTATCAATTAAGATAAAAATAATATTTTAAATATATGAAGGAAACTGCCCAATCTTAGACAGTTTCCAATGCTTAAATATATTTCATTAGTTTTTATCAACAAGCAAGTTAGGCAGGGTCACACATCCTGTAGAACTAGCGATTATATTGCATTTCCCAGCTCGAGTATAAATACCTGCAAAAGATAAATTATACATAAAAATTCCTAAAGTATATTTAAATAATTCGAACTTTAGCTCTTCTTTTTCCAAAACTGCCATCTCTAATTCTGGAATAGGACAGAACCGCTGCACTAAGTACTGTTCAGGTTCTATATTATCTAAGGCTTCTTCCCATTGGCTTTGGGTTAAATCACAGCCAATATAAACTCCCTGAGCACCATAAAAATCAAGTGGTTTTAATACTAATTTTTCTCTATTATTTTTGATATAATTTAGCTGTTGATAGTCTTTGACAATTAAAGAAGTTTCGGGAATATATTCTTCAATAAAATTCCTATCTTCTACATTCAAAAATCCTGTCTTCTCACTATCATGTAAAATAGCAAAAATAATTTTATTATGAATAATCTGAGACCTAAAAGAACCTACTATACAGACATCTTGATTATAATAAGCAGTTAATAAATCTCCAATTTCCGAATAATACTCCATTACATCAGTGGTTACTGCTCGACGATAAATTAAATCTACCTCAAAATCTCCATAGTAAAGATTATTATTTTTATACTCTAATTCTCTCGGGTCCACAATTACAGTCTGATAACCACGATTTTGCAGTAATTCTTTAAAATATTCAAACTCACTAACCATCCCGAAATTATCAAAATCCATAATAGCTATATTAGGATTATTATCCTCAGGATTAAACTCTTTATAGTTAGCCAGTAAAGTATCTATCCACTTATCTAATAATTCACAATAATCGAAATCATAACCCGTTCTTACAGTTAAATCTTTTATACCCTCTGACTGTAGAAAATTCTTCTCTACTGCATTGGTCTTTACCATTCCCGAAGAACCATCTGCATTTAATTCACAGAACCTATACTTATTATCTCCATAATAAAAAATATCAAATCTAGCCATTGGTACTGGATTGGAATATCCAGGATCTGCTAAAATCAAATTTTCTAATTCTTGCGAAAAACCAAAATAAGATCTAAACTCTTTATCAATTAAATAACGGTCAATCACTTTAGATAATATACCACTTAACCGACCCACTAATTGAGAAATTTCTTCCAACTCTGCCTGACTAAAAAATAAAGGCTGATATAAAATCGGAATTACTTCTCCCTGATAACAAATCTCGTCAGCTTCTAATCTTCCATAAATCTTTTCTAAATCCTGAGCATATTTATCCGGGGCTTCAGCTAAAAGATTATGATACTCTAAAGCTGCTTCTTTTAACACTACTTATTCACCTCAGTTTCTAATCTAGAATTAAGAATCAACCAATCTATAGCTTCTCGCTTACTAAAACCTTTAGCTAATTTCTCCTTAGTTTTATCCGCGGGAGTCTTTCTATCATTTAATAATTTCTCAATAGGAGTTAAATACTCTTTTTCAATATCTGATAAACCTTCTTTGGCCCACTGCAGTAATCTTTTTCCCAATTCTAAAACATTATAATTACCTAATTTCGCTGCCAACCCTCTTATAACTATATCTTCTCTCGCCTCTTGAACTTCTTCATATGTTATATCAGTAATTAATTCATAGGCTCTATCTAAATTATCAACATCATAAAGCAATCCCTTCCAGAAAGCTATAGCAGAAAAATTCAACTCAGGAGGTAATGAATCTATCATTCTAATCTCAATGAAATTCTTTGCTCTTACGTCAGGAAAAAACATAGTTAATACATGTTCTAATTCTTCTTGATCTAAATTTTCATTTTCAAATATCTCCCGGCAAGTTTTCTGACCAGTAGAAATAAATTCAGAACCTTGTTTTAACAAAATAGGCGGCCGATTTAAAATATATTCAGCATATTTTCGATAACCAAAATTTTCATCAAAAGCTTCCTTTACAGTACCACAACGATCAGAGTCACAATTAGACCAGATATTTGTCCTAATATTATATTTTTCACATTCCTCTCCTTCAAATAAAGCAGCATTATCAAATAAAGCTGCAATAACCGGAGATAAAGTATTAGCAATTCTAAACTTCTTAATAAAATCTTCTTCATCTATATAATCTAAAGCTACTTGAATTGAACCTGTCCCTTTCATCATATTATGAGCATATTTACCCCTCTTACCTAGATACTCAGACATAATCCTATATCGTTTCTTAGGATTCCACTCAATTTCTGAAATCTTACTTTCAATCTGATAACCTGCAGTTACTAACAGTTGATCATTATAATCTAAAATTGGTAATAACTCTTTCAAAAACAGATAATATCTATCTTCTAATTCTTTTATTCTCTTTTCAGGTTCCATACTTATCTCTAATTGACCCCCAGGCTCTAAAGTAATTACTGCTCCTTCTTTGTTAGCCTGAATTAAATTTTTACCTTCTTTCTTACCTTCCCACCCCTGATTTACTAAACTAGCTAAGATCTTCTCAATCCCATCTTCATCAGAATAAGAAATAGTTTTTAAAGTACTACTATCTATAACAAAATGTTCAATTTCTACTCCTACTGCCTTATTTTCTTCTCTTTTCTCACTAGACTTGAAGTAATCCTCAAATTTATCTAATTGTTGTTGATAATCCATTTTTTCACCTCATTTTTATACTATTCATATTTTACAATTTTGAATATGGATTCAAAAATAAATTTGACAACAGCTAAAAAAAATATTATCATTACTACAAAAGATTTCCATTATATAAAATTAGGGAGGAGATTAAATCATGGATTATAATTTTGTTCACGGTTGCATTAGAGTCTTAGATTTAGAAAAATCAATAAAATTCTATAAAGATGCTTTGAATTTAGAAATTTCCCGCGAAAAAGACTTTCCAGAAAACGAATTTACTTTAGTCTATATGAAAAGGCCTAACGGCAATTTCGAATTAGAATTAACTTATAATTATGACCGTGAAAAGCCATATACTATCGGTGATGGCTACAGTCATTTTGCCGTTAAAGTTGATGATCTTGAAGCTTCTTATCAAAAACATAAAGAAGCTGGTTATAAAGTTGGAGACATTAAAAGCCTTAATGAAAAATCAAGTGGATATTATTTTTTAACTGATCCGGACGGATATAGAATTGAAATAATTCAAAGATAGAACTAAAAGCCTCCTGATATCCGGGAGGCTGTCTCTTTTTCTTCTATAAATTAAGTTATACTTTATAATATCAGATATCCCTATCCCCTATTAATTTATCGTTTTATAATATCATTTTTTTAGCAATATATCAAGTTATTGCCTTAGCAAATAATAGTTATAATATTTCTGAGTTGACAAATTAAAACTTAATTAAAGGAATTCTGATCCTTCAGCTAGAATAATTCGTATTGAGATATTGATATATTAATCATAATTTTATTGGAGGACAAATGCATGCTTAAATCATTAACACAGCTATTTAAAAGAGTTCATTTTAAATTTGAAATGCTAAACCTTTTATCATTCTTTATTGGCATGTTAGCCTCAGCAGCCATGATTAGCTTTATTATTTATCACTCTTATCAATGGGCTCTCATCAGCGGTATTGGTAGCTGGTTAGGCTTCTCTTTTTTATTCAAACGCCATAAAGAAATTATTTATCGAGAAATTACCGTTAAATTATTACAGAATTATGATCAAAATAAGGTCAAAGACGTATTAGAAATAATTCATGAATAAAATCTATAATTAGCTTAATTCATTTTTAAACCAGAATTAATTTAATAACTATCATATTGTTCATATTTTAATACAAATATAGCAGATCATTAATGATCTGCTATATTTATTGAAATCATATAAAATAATTATTTTATTTAACTATTTTTTGGTTTTATCCCCCCATTACTATTGAAATTAATGGAGTTATCAATCCCATAATTAATCCCAGAACAGCTCCAAACCAAGTAATAGCATTCAATTCTGTTTCAATAACACTTAACAATAAGTTTTCTACTTCTAAAATATCAAAATTATTAACTTTTTTTACTACCATTTCTTTAAAATTCAAAGTAGCCAATACCTTGCCCAAATGATTCTCAATAATATATTCAAGACTTCCCACAACACTTAACTCTACTTTCTGTAAAGTAGCTTTATCTAATCGATCAAAGTAATCCTTGATTGGCCGCCTACTTAACTTGTCCACTTGCCGACCAACCCATGATTCTACTTTAGTAAATAAGAATTCACTTTCTATTACTTTTTCTATCAAAGATTCAATTAAATTAACTATCTTATCATTAATTAGATCTTCTTCAGTTAAACTCTTAACAACAGATTGCTCTAAACTATCAAATAATTCATCTACTACTTCTTTAGTTGCTATTTTTTCTAAAATAAAGTCCGTTACTTCCATTAAGTCCTCTTCATCAAACTTATCCATAAGTACAGCAACTTCTGTTTCAAAAAGTGAATCTAAAAATTCATCAATTTTCCTTATAATCTCATCTTGACTTTCAGGTTCTTCTAAGAATTTAACAATATAATCTATAAATTGATTAATAATTTCCTCTTTATCTAAAAAGCCACCTACCATCTGCATTACTGAATTTCCGCTTAATGCATCATCCAATTTCTTATTTATTCTTTCTTTAGTTGTATCAGAATCAAGAAAAGAAATAATTTTCTCTACAAAATCTG of Sporohalobacter salinus contains these proteins:
- a CDS encoding diguanylate cyclase, with the protein product MSIKWILLIVLRSLMIGGIIYSLFKINLSRQNLFKEVDEFKIKDYIVLISLFGLIGIICSYPSFITEYVIIGLRDIGILLSGIFGGVLIGFIVGGFIGIYNMLICNYQIIPIVIVNSLILGTFAGFFRVKFLLDRKLNYKNVIFKKLLPVGILYLSLVLNGIYQFNVNEISVVIATLILNLASVFAIIFATDKLCQFKVVREIKNKNIKNLNKSLQRLDSFSQLTQEVVDSSTNLYQILDSIVDMTCEILEVDAGGIIILENDKEQISYKTANNIDQDLIPAKINATISETIIEDQEPIINNNLELNQEFGFIKEAGYDTLLAVPLIECDDKIGEIYGILFVANRIEFYQQELQVMDTLATQAVYLIKGDKLFERMQRNVAELSTLQMISTTINSTLDLDQVLELAIDVIVGTMGVSSCAVLLFDESTEELSLEASRNWPDKLDKKEIFNMKGSIFDEIIEAQKTIVFNEVPDSVKDKLNFSEMESVIAVPLKLREEVIGIITAINTVISHNFNNDDERFLTTLANQVAVAIENARIYNQMEERAIKDGLTQLYNHSYFQRTLSEEIARAERFQNVLSVLLLDIDDFKDVNDAYGHPVGDRVLKKLSNVLKEITREIDIVARYGGEEFAIILPETGLKGAKLLGNRLNEKVREMVIKEDGLEIKITVSIGAAAYSEGLAQEDLINNADRALYRAKAKGKDKTCIFKH
- a CDS encoding TIGR00725 family protein — protein: MTVRVGVIGKSGKISSDVKEKAYQVGKEIALREGILLSGGRDGVMAAVSKGAKEHCGTTVGILPGRTKKEANDYLDVALTTGLGFEIRSNILVRSADVIIMVNGRNGTFNEASSAYLLGKPVIIFEGTGGWADKVRDIAWQEKYLDERKNAELRYADSVIDVVDLAFKYALSDEELEKNKVG
- a CDS encoding PPC domain-containing DNA-binding protein codes for the protein MAREYEIENVYMGRLDHGSDLIKSLTEIVKEKEIRAGKVTVIGAVKEATIAFYDQKKEEYNDKKFTKEMEIVNCIGNISLKDGEPIVHAHISFGDEEGNLFGGHLAKGTTVFASEYIIEEYAGEAFVRGYDDVTGLPLWKE
- a CDS encoding YkvA family protein; this encodes MKLTSILRLGSMIKRVVGFLKDKNISKVKKMLLVLPIIYVISPIDLVSDFLPIFGWLDDVVVLTVVWNFFLEELKDYELKENTSVSQNDENDGSAGDYILNDDDYQIN
- a CDS encoding glutathionylspermidine synthase family protein, producing MLKEAALEYHNLLAEAPDKYAQDLEKIYGRLEADEICYQGEVIPILYQPLFFSQAELEEISQLVGRLSGILSKVIDRYLIDKEFRSYFGFSQELENLILADPGYSNPVPMARFDIFYYGDNKYRFCELNADGSSGMVKTNAVEKNFLQSEGIKDLTVRTGYDFDYCELLDKWIDTLLANYKEFNPEDNNPNIAIMDFDNFGMVSEFEYFKELLQNRGYQTVIVDPRELEYKNNNLYYGDFEVDLIYRRAVTTDVMEYYSEIGDLLTAYYNQDVCIVGSFRSQIIHNKIIFAILHDSEKTGFLNVEDRNFIEEYIPETSLIVKDYQQLNYIKNNREKLVLKPLDFYGAQGVYIGCDLTQSQWEEALDNIEPEQYLVQRFCPIPELEMAVLEKEELKFELFKYTLGIFMYNLSFAGIYTRAGKCNIIASSTGCVTLPNLLVDKN
- a CDS encoding glutamate--cysteine ligase: MDYQQQLDKFEDYFKSSEKREENKAVGVEIEHFVIDSSTLKTISYSDEDGIEKILASLVNQGWEGKKEGKNLIQANKEGAVITLEPGGQLEISMEPEKRIKELEDRYYLFLKELLPILDYNDQLLVTAGYQIESKISEIEWNPKKRYRIMSEYLGKRGKYAHNMMKGTGSIQVALDYIDEEDFIKKFRIANTLSPVIAALFDNAALFEGEECEKYNIRTNIWSNCDSDRCGTVKEAFDENFGYRKYAEYILNRPPILLKQGSEFISTGQKTCREIFENENLDQEELEHVLTMFFPDVRAKNFIEIRMIDSLPPELNFSAIAFWKGLLYDVDNLDRAYELITDITYEEVQEAREDIVIRGLAAKLGNYNVLELGKRLLQWAKEGLSDIEKEYLTPIEKLLNDRKTPADKTKEKLAKGFSKREAIDWLILNSRLETEVNK
- a CDS encoding VOC family protein; amino-acid sequence: MDYNFVHGCIRVLDLEKSIKFYKDALNLEISREKDFPENEFTLVYMKRPNGNFELELTYNYDREKPYTIGDGYSHFAVKVDDLEASYQKHKEAGYKVGDIKSLNEKSSGYYFLTDPDGYRIEIIQR
- a CDS encoding DUF445 family protein — encoded protein: MNLTFVVSPLVGSVIGYCTNWVAVKMLFKPLEEKKISGMKVPFTPGVIPRRRGKLAESIGDAVGKELLTPDAFHEILQGKEMKQKIQGFVQERIGSLEQEERSLQELLDLVISNSDDKEELETEIKNIISIGIIGLLNKEEIINIVKKELSQLDVKKLEDYLASDEYQKIKNKLSKFLLSNLHKDSTKKKLVAFFNKKLETIEDSQKTIGDFLPDGFNDNLSEWVSEQGPDFVEKIISFLDSDTTKERINKKLDDALSGNSVMQMVGGFLDKEEIINQFIDYIVKFLEEPESQDEIIRKIDEFLDSLFETEVAVLMDKFDEEDLMEVTDFILEKIATKEVVDELFDSLEQSVVKSLTEEDLINDKIVNLIESLIEKVIESEFLFTKVESWVGRQVDKLSRRPIKDYFDRLDKATLQKVELSVVGSLEYIIENHLGKVLATLNFKEMVVKKVNNFDILEVENLLLSVIETELNAITWFGAVLGLIMGLITPLISIVMGG